One region of Vibrio sp. FE10 genomic DNA includes:
- a CDS encoding class II fructose-bisphosphate aldolase: MLVNLNDLLPDAAASNYSVPCFNVFGFEDARAVVEAAEEVNKAVILACNKDVVDFYGVETAAAMFLGLATKSTVPVCLHLDHTYEEDIVYRALKAGFSSVMFDGSQLSLEENIARTRKVADVAHALGASVEGEIGSVPYDEGRDHIKTIDTSPADAARFARESGADCVAISVGNVHRLTEPTCTIDFGLLDRIAAEVTIPLVIHGASGIRDEDMARLKQSRVSKFNIGTCLRQALGNNLRGYMNDEPEKFDRIYFMQKAMPYVKDEAIRNFELLS, translated from the coding sequence ATGTTGGTTAATTTAAACGATTTATTACCTGATGCTGCGGCGTCAAATTATTCAGTTCCCTGTTTTAATGTCTTTGGCTTTGAAGATGCTCGCGCCGTTGTAGAGGCTGCGGAAGAAGTGAACAAAGCGGTCATCTTAGCGTGTAACAAAGATGTCGTTGATTTTTATGGGGTCGAAACGGCAGCGGCGATGTTTTTAGGTCTAGCGACTAAAAGCACAGTGCCAGTTTGTCTGCACCTCGATCACACCTATGAAGAAGACATTGTATATCGAGCATTAAAAGCGGGCTTTAGTTCGGTGATGTTTGATGGCTCACAGCTGAGTCTAGAAGAGAACATTGCTCGAACTCGTAAAGTCGCAGATGTTGCTCATGCATTGGGCGCTTCAGTCGAAGGTGAGATTGGCTCTGTGCCGTACGATGAAGGTCGTGACCATATTAAAACGATTGATACCAGCCCAGCTGATGCAGCAAGATTTGCTCGCGAAAGTGGTGCTGATTGTGTTGCGATTTCTGTCGGGAATGTCCACCGTCTAACCGAACCAACATGCACTATTGATTTTGGCTTACTTGACCGTATTGCTGCCGAAGTGACGATACCATTGGTGATACATGGAGCTAGTGGCATTCGAGACGAGGATATGGCGAGACTCAAGCAAAGTCGTGTCTCTAAGTTCAATATTGGCACCTGCTTACGTCAGGCTTTAGGTAACAACCTACGTGGCTATATGAATGATGAACCAGAGAAGTTTGATAGAATTTACTTCATGCAAAAAGCAATGCCGTACGTAAAAGATGAAGCTATTCGAAACTTCGAACTTTTATCTTAG
- a CDS encoding 5-deoxy-glucuronate isomerase, whose amino-acid sequence MGKHIPPFNNQNQPIVDVNDEVTPLCYFNQVHLSQSEQHTHTVEGYESVVVLAGGTCCITVSNGVDKPQVFDNIGKRRTVWDGEPESVYVPLGYTATIDCVSESADVMIAGGKFDASLEPFCVRADEVEMVQYGSDDTKTHRKIKHVLGQSNADKRGRLLVSELFTVGAGGWSGFPPHKHDEDRIKEDGSKETLYEEVYQFRFNPDFGFGAQFLYEHEDDFGPVYHVRTGSVIAIDKGYHPSVAAPGYEMYYFTIIVGKTSKSLIQHFDPHHEYQVETIPGIKDMIAKFK is encoded by the coding sequence ATGGGTAAGCATATACCCCCATTTAATAATCAAAATCAGCCAATCGTTGATGTTAACGATGAAGTTACACCGCTTTGTTATTTCAACCAGGTTCACTTAAGCCAAAGTGAGCAACACACTCACACTGTTGAAGGGTATGAGTCGGTAGTTGTACTTGCTGGTGGTACGTGTTGTATCACAGTGAGTAACGGTGTCGATAAGCCTCAAGTCTTTGACAATATAGGCAAGCGTCGCACGGTATGGGACGGTGAGCCAGAATCTGTTTATGTACCGCTTGGCTATACAGCGACCATTGATTGTGTAAGTGAAAGTGCAGATGTGATGATTGCAGGTGGTAAATTTGATGCATCATTAGAACCATTCTGCGTTCGTGCTGATGAAGTTGAAATGGTTCAATACGGCTCAGATGATACAAAAACACATCGTAAGATCAAACATGTGCTTGGGCAAAGTAACGCAGACAAACGTGGCCGCTTACTTGTCAGTGAGCTATTTACGGTTGGCGCTGGTGGCTGGTCTGGTTTTCCTCCGCATAAACATGATGAAGACCGTATCAAAGAAGATGGCAGCAAAGAGACATTGTACGAAGAGGTGTATCAATTCCGTTTCAATCCTGATTTTGGTTTTGGCGCCCAGTTTTTATACGAGCATGAAGATGATTTTGGCCCTGTTTATCACGTTCGCACTGGTTCCGTAATTGCGATTGATAAAGGTTACCACCCGAGTGTTGCTGCGCCGGGCTATGAAATGTATTACTTCACTATCATTGTAGGGAAAACGTCTAAATCTTTGATTCAGCACTTTGACCCTCATCATGAGTATCAGGTTGAAACCATTCCTGGCATCAAGGATATGATCGCCAAGTTTAAGTAA